A window of Haloarcula taiwanensis genomic DNA:
ACACTCCCCGATGGGTCGACAGTGAGCGCGCGGACAAAAGACGACGTGCGAAAACTGCTGTTCCAAAACTACTGATCGGACACGCACCGGGAAACGACCATCTCCCCAACGCGCTCTGATGGGGCCACGTCGACGGCTCACGACTCGCTGTCTACTGTGTCCTCGAGGTAGCCGACTCGACACTGCGGACAGACATCACCGGCAAAGAACGACGACTCACTCACAGGGAGTTCGAACGCACACCTTGGGCACGTATATGTGGGATCCGAGTCGGTTGTAGTATTCTCTCCGTCGTCCACTGTGGGCGTGCTCCGGTCCCGGTCGTTTCTACTATCTGGCCCTTCGGATGTTTCAGACGGTGAGTGTGGAGTATCTGTAGCAGCATCGATGATGACTGCATCGTCGCTGTTCAGCGGCGTGGTGCCGGCGTCGGCTGGCTCCTGTGGTTCTGAATCAGACAGGATCACAGCATCGTCAGTCCGTTCTGGTGGTGTCGGTGGAGTCTCCGTCGTAGACGCATCACTCACTTCCGTATCCGAGGGTTGGTCCCCGACCGTGTCCGGCGCAGTCGACGCTGATTCGGGCGACTCGGTCGGGTCCGGTTCCGCCGCCTGCGCCCTGTCTGTCGCTTCGGTCTCGTCTGCTGCGTTCTCTTGCCGTTCCACTGGCTGCCGAGTCTCGGCGCTGTATTCGGCCTTGTCCGGCAGGCCGTCATTTGCGTCAGATTCTTCGATAGTGGATATCAAACCGTGGTTCTCAGAGATATTGCGGATATAGCCACATCGCTGGCAAGACCGGTATTCACGAACGGTTAGAACAGTGCCGCGCTCGCCTTCATCGTACGACTCCTCTATCTTCGAGGCTCCGAAATCGTGTCCGAATAGTTCACAGCGCATCCCCATGCACGGCTATTTACTTTGCATAGCTAAGAAGGTATTCACAATCAGTGACAACTATGTCTCGTCATACCCGGGCGAGGCCGTCTGTGATTAATCTCCCCCATCGCAAAACACCATGGCTGATACTGAGAGGGACTTGCCCCGGTAGACTGCCCCGACTCCGATCTTGCTGCTGCCTGCTGGCAGTCACGCGGTGAGTGGTATGGCTCTGTCGAAAGTCGCTTCTGCCATGGTTTAGGGGCGTTGTGGATCGAAACCGAACAGCGGGTCAGTGTGTTGAAGTCCGTTCAGTCCGTGTCTCGGAATATGTCGACGATTGAGAAGTGGGATGCCACCGCTGTTCGTGCCCTCCACGAGGATCTCGTCTCGCTGCATGGCCCCGTCGAACGTGCGAGCAACCACGGTGCCGACGCCGACCCTGGCGAAGGGGTTCGACAGCTGGTGACGACGATTCTCTCACAGAACGTGGCCGACGAGAACACGCGCCGAGCCTCCGAGGCGCTGTTTGCGGCGTACGACGACTTCGCAGCCATTGAAGGGGCAGACCACGATACGCTGGCCGACACCATCCGCGTCGCAGGGCTCCCCGACCAGAAGGCGGCCCGTATTCAGCGGGCGCTTGGGGCCATCCGCGAGGAAACCGGCGGTGCCTACTCTCTTGCCTTCCTCGACGCCATGCCCACCGACGAGGCGAAAGGCTGGCTCACCGATATCAAGGGCGTCGGTCCAAAGACCGCCAGCGTCGTCCTGAACTTCCACTTCGGGAAGCCAACAATGGCTGTCGATACCCACGTCGAGCGGGTCTCCAAGCGGTTCGGGCTAGTGCCCGAGTCGGCGACTAACAAGCGCGCCCACGACGAGCTAGACGCCCTCATTCCTGACGAGCTGACCTACCCGCTGCACGTCCTGCTTATTACCCACGGCCGAGAGTTCTGCTCGGCGCGTACTCCCGACTGTGCGAACCCAGTCTGCGAGCGCTACTGCGGTTGTGAGGAGTGTTAGCGCCGGATTCCAGAGCCGGGACAAGTCAAAACAGCCGTCTTACTGCGAACTCAACAGGTCGCTTCGGCTTCCGTTTCGAACGACGATAGCCAGGGCGACGGTACCGACGACAGCAATGAGTGCTCGGCCGCCGAGTCCCAGCGACATCCCAGCGAGCGACGCGAGGGTGTTCGTCAACAGGAACAGCACGACAACGGGGAGCACCCAGCTAACGGTTAGAAGCCACGGCTTGGCTACCCATTCGAAACGGTCGGTTCCGGCGCGGAACTCGGCCAGCGCTTCCACGCGCAGCAGCCAGCCGACGATGACAGTGAACGCGAACAGCCCGACAGTCAAGAGGAGGTCGGCGAGCGTGCCGGAGACGAACTGGAACACCGAGCTTGTGAGCGACAGTCCGCTCCCGGTGGCGGCGAGCAGGACCGATACCAGCACCGTCGCCCGGCGTCGCGGGACGCCGAAGCTGTCGACGAGCGTTGCCACCGGCGTCTCAAGCAGGCTGATGCCGCTGGTCACCGCGGCCATCAGCACAGTCGCAAAGAACGCGGTTGCAACGAGTTCGCCGCCCGGAAGCGTCGCAAACGCCGTCGCGAGCGCCACGAACAGCGCACCGGGACCGCCCTGTCCGGGGTCGACGCCCTGTGAGAAAAGCAGCGGGATGACGACCAGTCCGGCGAGGACTCCGATGAACGTGTTTGAGACTGCGATAACGAGCGTATCCCGTGGAAGCGATGCGTTATCGTCGAGATACGAGGCGTAGGTCAGCATGACTCCAGCGCCGAGCGAGAGGGTGAACAGCGCCTGGCCCGCCGCCGGCCCGATGACGCTCAGGAAGTTCGCGGCGAGGTATTCAGCGTCGAAGCTGAGATAGAACGCGTAGCCGGCGGCCGTACCCGGCTGGGTGGCCGTCCACACTGCGAGGCCGAGGAGAATAATCACGACGCCGGGGAGCATCACCTTCGAGACGCGTTCGATACCGTGGCTCACGCCGAAAAAGACGATAGCAGCGACGATACCGAGGAACAGCAGGTGAAAGGCGACCGCGTCGAGCCCGAAGCTCATCGCCCCGAAGTACTGCTGGGGCTGCCCGAAGTAGGCTCCGACCGGCGAGACGAGCGTGTAGCGGAGGATCCACCCGCCGACGACAGAGTAGAACGAGAGGATAACGAGCGTTGTGAGGACGTTGAACGCGCCCAGCCATGACCCCCAGCGGGAGCCGGTGAGTGAGCGCAACGCCGCGGTTGGCGTCTGCCGCCCACAGCGTCCGAGGACGAACTCAGCGAGCAGTCCCGGAACGCCGATGCCGACGACGACGAGCAGATAGACGATGAGGAACGCGCTGCCGCCGTTCCCGGCGGTCAGCCACGGGAACCGCCAGATGTTCCCGAGGCCCGCTGCACCGCCGACAGCGGCAAGCACGAAACCGAGGTTCGAGATCCAAGAATCACGATCGGACATTCGTGTACACGTCTGTACGATGGGTACTCAAGTTCCTGTTGATTCGGTTGCTTGCGTGTAATCAGGAAGTAGTTAGAAACGCAATATGACAGCGCGTCCGAACCGCCATGGGTCGCTCCGTAGGCGACCGCCAGAAGGTCGGTGCCAGCGGTCCAGACCAGCGCCAACAGCCCGTCTCAGACCGCGAGGTACTCCGCAATCGCGTCCTCGTCGGCAATCGTCGACGGGCCGAGTTCGTCGACGACCGTCCCACGCTCCATCGCGTAACAGCGGTCGGCCATCTCACGGATGACGCCGAGGTTTTGCTCGACGAACAGAATCGTCGTCCCGAGGTCGGCGTTGATGGTCTGCATATCCTGGCTGATCTGATCGACAATAGAGGGCTGGATGCCCTCGCTGGGCTCGTCGAGCAGGAGCAGGTCGGGGTTCGAGACCAGTGCGCGGCCGATGGCGAGCATCTGCTGTTGCCCGCCCGAGAGCGTGCCGGCCTCCTGGCTGGCCCGCTCTTCGAGTACGGGGAAGTAGTCGTATATCTGGTCGTACAGCGTTTCATCGCTGTCAGACCGAATGGTCTCACCCATTTTGATGTTCTGTTCGACGGTTAGCTTTGGGAACACGTCCCGGCCCTGCGGGATATAGCCGATTCCGGCCCGGGCGCGCTCGTCGGCGCTCGCGTGGGTCACATCCACGCCGTCGTAGCGGATGGTCCCCTCGCTGGACTCCAGTAAACCCATCACCGTCTTCAGGAGCGTCGTCTTGCCGACGCCGTTTTTTCCCATCACGCCGACGATTTCCCCCTCCTCGACAGAGAGGTCCACGTCCCGCAGTATCGGCGTCGTGTCGTAGGCAGCGGAAACGTCGTCGAGTTCGAGCATCACGACTCACCACCCAGATAGATCCGCTGGACCTCCGGGTCGGATTCGATTTCCGCAATCGCTCCCTCGCGGAACACCTCGCCGTTGTGCAGGACGGTCACTTCCTCGGCGATGCTCGCGACGAAGTCGGTGTCGTGTTCGATGACGATGAAGGCAATCCCTTTCTCCTCGTTGAGCCGTCTGATCCGCTCGGCGATAGCTTCGCGCTCGCCCACGTCGAGGCCGGCGACCGGCTCGTCCAAGAGGAGGAGGTCGGGTTCGAGCGCGGCAGCCATCCCGATTTCGAGTTGCTGTTGCTGGCCGTGTGAGAGCTGGCCGGCTTCGACGTCCTCGTAGCCGGTGAGACCAGCAGCCCCGATGGCCTCGGCGACAAGCCGCCGTCGTTCCTCCCCGTCGGCGAACTGCTGGACGGGGAGTCTGACGTTCTCTCTAACGCTCAGGTCACCGTACACGGACGGGACCTGGAACTTCATACTGATGCCGCGTGACACCCGCTCGTGTGGTTCGAGGTCGGTGATATCGTGGCCGTTGTAGTAGATACTGCCGTCACTCGCCTCGTAGGTACCGGTAATCAGGTTCAGTAATGTTGATTTGCCAGCGCCGTTTGGACCGATGAGACACCGTAGCTCCCCTTCGGCGACCGAGAAGTCCACGTCGTCAGTAGCGGTGAACCCGCCGAACTGTTTGACGAGCCCGTCGGTCTGCAGCAGTGTCTCGGTTCTGTCGCCCGTTGCCAGTTCCGCAGCGGTCTGCCGGACGTTCGGTCCAAGCGGGTCGATGTCGGATTCGGTTTCAGTATCACTCATTAGTCACTCACCTCACTCGGCGCATCGGGTGTGTCGGCTCCACCGGCTTCGCCCGGTCCGAGTCGAGTTGCGACGATCTGCTCGTGGAGCCACGGAACGAGACCGCTCGGAAGAACCAGAATCGTCACTAGCAACAGAGTGCCAAGCAGGACCAGCGCCAGCTCACCCGCCATCGAGATGCGGAGGTATTCGATGGCAAGCGTTGCGACAACGGCCCCGAGCAAGCTCTTTCGGCCGCCGATACTCACCCAGATGACCGGCAGCGTCGCGAACAGCAGCGAGAACACGGTCGGGTCGATGTAGACGTTTCGTGCGGCGTACAGCACGCCGGACAGGCCCGCCAGTGCGCCGCCGAGCGTGAACACGACGAACTTGACGCGGGTCACGTTGTAGCCGAACATTTCGGTTCGGTCCTCGTCCTCGCGGACGGCGACCATCACGCGACCGTAGTCAGAATTGACGAGGGCTCGCAATGCGAGGTACGTCCCGACCAACAACACTAGGACGAGGTAGTAGAACGGACTGATCTCAAACGCTCCGATGCCGATTACCCGCATCGGGAACGGGTTGTAAATGAACTGGTACGACAGCCCACCGACACCGAGAGTCAACAGCGGGATGTCCGGCATCCCGTTGAACCCGCCGAGCGCCGCCTCGCCGATGGCCCACTCGGAGCCGGCGGTCTGGGCCATGAACGTGTGGAGCACGATGGTCGAGACGAGCGTGATGATAGTCACGTAGACGTCACGCACCCCGCCGTAGAACATGAAGTAGCCCAGTATCGCTGCGCTGAGGCCACCGCCGACGATACCGGCGACGACGGCGGCCGTAATCCCACCCGGGGTCGCAAAGTTGATCGAGACGACGCCGAACGTGTAGGCTCCGATGCCGAAGAAGACGACCTGCCCGAAGCTCAGCACGCCAGAGTAGCCCCAGACGACTGACAGGGAAAGCCCCAAAAGAGCCAGCACCATGAACAGCGACAGCTGGGAGCTGTCACCGAAGGCTGGGTAGACGGCGAGCGCCGCTACAGCGGCGGCGAAGCCACCCCAGAACCCGCGGGATTCCCCGATGGTGTTTGGCCCCTCGAACCGACTGCGGAGCCGACCCGGAAGCGACCTGTTCGCCTCGCCGTTTGCACTGTTTCTCGCCATCTAGTCGCTCTCCTGTCTCCGTTTCCGCAGTTGGTCGATGAAGCCGGTGATGCCGTTAGGGAGGAACCGTAGGGCGATCAGCGCAGCAACGAGCAGCGCGATACGGCCGATGAACGTCCCGTAGAGATTCGAGAACGTGGCCAGAATCGCCCCGAGGACACCCCCCGACAGCGCGGTCCCGAGGACGACGCTCGGCCCCCCGACGACGACGGCGACGAACGCCTCAACCAGAAACTGGTCGCCCAGCGTCGGCTGCATCGAGATGACCGGCGCGAACAGCGCGCCGGTCAGTCCCGCCAGCGAGGAGCCGATTCCGAACGTCAGCATGTACATCCGGTCGGTGTTGACGCCCATGGCCTGTGCCGTTTGCTTGTCCTGTATCGTCGCCCGGGCACGCATCCCGAAGTCCGTCCGAGTGAACAGGTAGTAGGTGACCAAGAGCAGCCCGATGCTGACGCCGGCCAGGACGATTCGGTACGACGAGTACGAGAACTCCCCGTACGATATCGCACCGAACGGCGTGGCAATCTGGTCGATGGAGTTCCCGAAGCGTATCCGAGCGCCTTGTGTCAGTATCAGGCTAAGCCCGAAGGTGGCGACCATGGAATCGGCCAGTCGGTCGTACAGCGGCTCGATGATGTCACGGCCGAGCGTCCGCTGGCTGACATAGTTGGGCCACGCTCCGGAGATTATCACCCGCTCAGTCAGAATCCCGAAGAGGCCGGTGACCAGACCGCCGACAAGCATCGCCACGACGAGCGGGAGTCCGAGTTGCGTCACGGCCAGCGTCGCAGTGTAGGCCCCGATAAGAATGAACTCCCCGTGTGCCAGGTTGATGACGCCCATGATGCCGAAGATGATGGCCAACCCCGCCGCGGCGAGTACGATGAACGCGAAGCTATCGAGGAACTGTAACGCGAGGTTGATCCCGTTTACCATCCCTACTCGGCCTCCTCGTAGTAGTCGACCGGGGTGTACTGGGTCTGCTCCGGGTTCTCGGGGAGGTTACAGCCGGCCGTCTCCGAGAGGAACGTCTCGGGAATCTGGCGGTTCTCGACGGCCTCGATGTTGTGCTCCTCGTCGGCGCGCATAATCCACATGTGGTGGTCGACGTGGTGGGTCGCGCCGTCGAGCCTGATAGTCTCGCCCTCGGGCGCTTCGGGGGCCTCCTCGGTGCCGAGTTCGATGCCCGATTCCAGGGCGTCGATGACTTCCGGCTGTTCGGTGGTCCCGGCCTGCTCGACGGCCTTCTTGTACATGTACGTCGAGAAGTAGTTGGTCTCGGCCTCTTCGTTGAGGTAGGGTGCGTCGGGGTACATCTCGAAGTACCGGTCGACGAAGCCGCCGTCACCAGTATTGCTCTCGGTCGGCACCTCCTCCATGTAGTTGACGCCGGCGTAGATGTTTGCCATCGCGGGCGGGTCGAGCCGACGGTGCTCGTACCCCTGTGCCATCGCCGTTGACGTGCCGATAGGAATGTCGAGGCCGGCCGAGGCCTTCTGTTCGTAGAACGACGTGTGGTTCGCCCCGACAAGCATCGACATGACGAAATCCGGGTCCGCCTCCTGAATCCGGTTGATGGTCGACCCGAAGGAGGACTCGCTCAGCGGGATGAACTCCTCGCCGAGGACGTTCGCGTCGTTTTCGTTCGCCAGCACCTTTACCCAGTCCGCAGAGAGCTGGCCGAAGTTGTAGTCGGCCGCGATGGTGTAGATGTCCGGGCCGAACTCCTCGACCAGGTACGGGAGGACGATGCCGAGTTGCTGGCGGGCGGTCGGGCCGACCGCGAAGGTGAACTCGTCGCAGACGCCGCCCTCGTACTGGGTGGTGTAGAAGTACAGCTGTTCGTTGCGGTCGATAATCGGGCGGATGGCCTCCCGAGTCGCCGAAGAGTAGCCGGCCCACAGCGCGTCGACGTTCTCCTCGTTTATCGCCGTGCGAGTCAGTTCCTGGTAGCGCTGGTTGTCCGACTGAGGGTCGCGCTGGAACGTCTCTATCTGCTTGCCGTCGATGCCGCCGTTGGCGTTGATTTCCTCGATGGCGAGCATCGACGCCTTGGCCTTCGGGTCGCCGACGAGGGCGAAGTTCCCGGACTGGTCCTCCAGCACGCCGATTTTGAGCGTATCAGTACTGCTTGCGGTGTCCGTAGAAGTCCCACCTTCACCGGCGGAACAGCCGGCGAGGCCGGTGACGAGTGCGGCCCCGCTCGCGCCGAGGAACTGGCGGCGACTGAGAGGGGACCGGCTCATGCTTTCACATCCGAGACTAGGTTTTTGTTAGGATTGTTACTTCCATTATCTTTGGTCATCTCTCGTTCTTTACTCAGGATATCCGAACGTTCGTCCATGATATCGTTCACAGTGTTGCCGTCTGGGAGGTAGCAAATAAGGTTTACCACTCTTATCTTATATTGTCCACCACACACTCTTGATAGTATAAGGTCGTCAAAGGATATGACGAATAGTCGCCGTACCCATCAATATTAGAGTTTAAGTTTGGATTGTTTCATAATTTCATCTCCCAATTATTCGATGCGGAAAAAGTAGAAGTCAAAGCGTTATTTTTTCACAGCGAATTATCTCGCCGCTGTCAGGCAGTTTTGCGCTCTCAGTCCGCAGATCACCCGTCATATCCTCGCCCGCGTCACTGGAGCCATCGCTGTCGGTACAGACGACAGACTGGACGTGAGTCGTGTTGACTCCCGGAAGTAGGACAGTTCGATAGTCGAACCCCTTTATCTGGGTCCGGAACTTTATTATTTAATCCAGTTCTCGACATAGGGGCGTCACTTGCGCAGAGAGCAATCATTTTAGTATGCGTATTCAAAGAAAGGGGCAGATGATAGACAAACAGTCAGAAATGCGCGGGGCGGTGGCGCGATGAGTGACGGACTCGTTCCCGGCGAGGTCATCCCGGACGAAGGGACAGTGACGCTGAACGAGGGCCGGGAAACGACCGAGGTGACCGTCGGGAACACGGGCGACAGACCCTCGCAGGTCGGGTCCCACTTCCACTTCTTCGAGGCTAATGCAGCCCTGGAGTTCGACCGCGAAGCGGCCATGGGGATGCGGCTGAACATCCCCGCCGGGACGGCCGTCCGGTTCGAGCCAGGCGACGAACAGACCGTCGAGCTTGTCGAAATCGGCGGGAAGCGCCGCGCCCACGGGATGAACGGCCTCGTGAACGGGAGCGTCGACGGCGACACGAGCGACGCGGTCGAGCGCATGCGCGCGGCCGGATTCGGAGACAGCGGGGCCGACGACGAGGAGGGAGCGGAGTGACACGCGACATCGACCGCGAGAACTACGCCGAACTGTACGGGCCGACGGAAGGCGACAAAGTTCGGCTCGGCGACACGGAGCTGTTCGCCGAGGTCGAGAAGGACCTGCGGACCCACGGCGACGAGGCGGTGTTCGGCGGCGGCAAGACCCTCCGTGACGGGCTGGGCATGGCACCCGGCGTCACGCAGGCGGAGGGCGCGCTCGACTGGGTGCTGACGAACGCGACGATTATCGACCCCGTGCTGGGCATCGTCGCCGCCGACATCGGCATCCGAAACGGCGAAATCGCCGGCATCGGGAAGGCCGGCAACCCCGACACGATGGACGGCGTCGACATGGTCGTCGGCCCGTCGACGGACGTGTACCCGGCCGAGGGGAAGATCGCGACCGCCGGGGGCCTGGACATCCACATCCACTTTAACTCCGCACAGCTCCACGAAAACGCGCTGTCGGGCGGTATCACGACGATGCTCGGCGGCGGGTACGGGGGCGGCGCGACGACGACCACGACCGGCCCGGAGAACATCAAGCGCTTCCTGCAGGCAGCCGAGGCGTGGCCGGTCAACGTCGGCTTCTACGGGAAGGGCAACGCTTCGGAACCGGGACCGCTCCGCGAGCAGGTCGCGGCCGGGGCTTGCGGGCTGAAACTCCACGAGGACTGGGGGTCGACGCCCGAGACCATCGATACCTGCCTCGAAGTCGCCGAGGACGAGGACGTGCAGGTCTGTATGCACACGGACACGCTGAACGAGGCGGGCTTCTTGGAGAACACCTTCG
This region includes:
- a CDS encoding urea ABC transporter, permease protein UrtC, producing the protein MARNSANGEANRSLPGRLRSRFEGPNTIGESRGFWGGFAAAVAALAVYPAFGDSSQLSLFMVLALLGLSLSVVWGYSGVLSFGQVVFFGIGAYTFGVVSINFATPGGITAAVVAGIVGGGLSAAILGYFMFYGGVRDVYVTIITLVSTIVLHTFMAQTAGSEWAIGEAALGGFNGMPDIPLLTLGVGGLSYQFIYNPFPMRVIGIGAFEISPFYYLVLVLLVGTYLALRALVNSDYGRVMVAVREDEDRTEMFGYNVTRVKFVVFTLGGALAGLSGVLYAARNVYIDPTVFSLLFATLPVIWVSIGGRKSLLGAVVATLAIEYLRISMAGELALVLLGTLLLVTILVLPSGLVPWLHEQIVATRLGPGEAGGADTPDAPSEVSD
- a CDS encoding urease subunit beta, translating into MSDGLVPGEVIPDEGTVTLNEGRETTEVTVGNTGDRPSQVGSHFHFFEANAALEFDREAAMGMRLNIPAGTAVRFEPGDEQTVELVEIGGKRRAHGMNGLVNGSVDGDTSDAVERMRAAGFGDSGADDEEGAE
- a CDS encoding DNA lyase, with the protein product MSTIEKWDATAVRALHEDLVSLHGPVERASNHGADADPGEGVRQLVTTILSQNVADENTRRASEALFAAYDDFAAIEGADHDTLADTIRVAGLPDQKAARIQRALGAIREETGGAYSLAFLDAMPTDEAKGWLTDIKGVGPKTASVVLNFHFGKPTMAVDTHVERVSKRFGLVPESATNKRAHDELDALIPDELTYPLHVLLITHGREFCSARTPDCANPVCERYCGCEEC
- a CDS encoding ABC transporter ATP-binding protein, which translates into the protein MSDTETESDIDPLGPNVRQTAAELATGDRTETLLQTDGLVKQFGGFTATDDVDFSVAEGELRCLIGPNGAGKSTLLNLITGTYEASDGSIYYNGHDITDLEPHERVSRGISMKFQVPSVYGDLSVRENVRLPVQQFADGEERRRLVAEAIGAAGLTGYEDVEAGQLSHGQQQQLEIGMAAALEPDLLLLDEPVAGLDVGEREAIAERIRRLNEEKGIAFIVIEHDTDFVASIAEEVTVLHNGEVFREGAIAEIESDPEVQRIYLGGES
- a CDS encoding ABC transporter ATP-binding protein, which encodes MLELDDVSAAYDTTPILRDVDLSVEEGEIVGVMGKNGVGKTTLLKTVMGLLESSEGTIRYDGVDVTHASADERARAGIGYIPQGRDVFPKLTVEQNIKMGETIRSDSDETLYDQIYDYFPVLEERASQEAGTLSGGQQQMLAIGRALVSNPDLLLLDEPSEGIQPSIVDQISQDMQTINADLGTTILFVEQNLGVIREMADRCYAMERGTVVDELGPSTIADEDAIAEYLAV
- a CDS encoding daunorubicin ABC transporter ATP-binding protein, with the protein product MSDRDSWISNLGFVLAAVGGAAGLGNIWRFPWLTAGNGGSAFLIVYLLVVVGIGVPGLLAEFVLGRCGRQTPTAALRSLTGSRWGSWLGAFNVLTTLVILSFYSVVGGWILRYTLVSPVGAYFGQPQQYFGAMSFGLDAVAFHLLFLGIVAAIVFFGVSHGIERVSKVMLPGVVIILLGLAVWTATQPGTAAGYAFYLSFDAEYLAANFLSVIGPAAGQALFTLSLGAGVMLTYASYLDDNASLPRDTLVIAVSNTFIGVLAGLVVIPLLFSQGVDPGQGGPGALFVALATAFATLPGGELVATAFFATVLMAAVTSGISLLETPVATLVDSFGVPRRRATVLVSVLLAATGSGLSLTSSVFQFVSGTLADLLLTVGLFAFTVIVGWLLRVEALAEFRAGTDRFEWVAKPWLLTVSWVLPVVVLFLLTNTLASLAGMSLGLGGRALIAVVGTVALAIVVRNGSRSDLLSSQ
- a CDS encoding urea ABC transporter, permease protein UrtB encodes the protein MVNGINLALQFLDSFAFIVLAAAGLAIIFGIMGVINLAHGEFILIGAYTATLAVTQLGLPLVVAMLVGGLVTGLFGILTERVIISGAWPNYVSQRTLGRDIIEPLYDRLADSMVATFGLSLILTQGARIRFGNSIDQIATPFGAISYGEFSYSSYRIVLAGVSIGLLLVTYYLFTRTDFGMRARATIQDKQTAQAMGVNTDRMYMLTFGIGSSLAGLTGALFAPVISMQPTLGDQFLVEAFVAVVVGGPSVVLGTALSGGVLGAILATFSNLYGTFIGRIALLVAALIALRFLPNGITGFIDQLRKRRQESD
- a CDS encoding urea ABC transporter substrate-binding protein; the encoded protein is MSRSPLSRRQFLGASGAALVTGLAGCSAGEGGTSTDTASSTDTLKIGVLEDQSGNFALVGDPKAKASMLAIEEINANGGIDGKQIETFQRDPQSDNQRYQELTRTAINEENVDALWAGYSSATREAIRPIIDRNEQLYFYTTQYEGGVCDEFTFAVGPTARQQLGIVLPYLVEEFGPDIYTIAADYNFGQLSADWVKVLANENDANVLGEEFIPLSESSFGSTINRIQEADPDFVMSMLVGANHTSFYEQKASAGLDIPIGTSTAMAQGYEHRRLDPPAMANIYAGVNYMEEVPTESNTGDGGFVDRYFEMYPDAPYLNEEAETNYFSTYMYKKAVEQAGTTEQPEVIDALESGIELGTEEAPEAPEGETIRLDGATHHVDHHMWIMRADEEHNIEAVENRQIPETFLSETAGCNLPENPEQTQYTPVDYYEEAE